The Ruminococcaceae bacterium R-25 DNA segment GTAAAACTTGTTCTTTTGAGGAGATCCTTCGTGTTGTTCTTACCGATGAGTTGCAAAATAGCAAATTCCTATCGGATATGGAGACATATGATCTGCTTCCTGCGTTTTGGATGTTTTGTGACCAGCAATTTGGGTATGTGGATAAATCCCCTACCCTCGAGAAGTTGGTTATCTCTCTCTTTGCGACGTATGCTGGACGTTCTATAAAATGTGATTTGCCTTCCGCATGGAAAAAATTTATATGCTCCAAATCAGGAAATGTCATTGCGTTCATGGACAACCTAATGAATAACATTGTTTACAGGGAGCAATATGATGAACTTGTTAGATTTGCAGCAAATCATTTGAAGGTTTCAGATGCTTTTAAGAATATGTCACCAGAAGATTTAACTGACTGTGATCTGTTTGTTGAGGTTGATTCTGTTATAGCAAAGTGGATAAATGACAGATTAGTTAATGAAGACCTCGGTGCTAAACTGGACGATTGCTCGATTTTGGATGTCTGTGCTAAACGAAGCAAGATGCATTATGCAGAGAAAACAAAGACAGCTTATCGTGTTTTCGAAGCTGCATATACTATTATTGAAGCTGGGGCCTATGATCCGGCCAAGACGTTTAGCGATATTATTCAGAAATATCTGAAGGAAGATTTTAAACTGGATCAAGCTTATCGTAAGTTCTATTACTATTACGGGCGCCCTGAGCTCAGTCAATCAACCAGAGATTCCATTGAATCATTAAGACAACTTGTTGAAAGAATATATACAAATGAATATCTTTCGAAGATTATGCCTGCATGGAATGAAGGTCTTAAAGAGGAAAGCGCTTGGCAGATAATTCCTAAGCAAACTGCTTTCTATAACAAATACATCAGAACAGCTAATGAGAGAACGGTTGTAATCATATCTGATGCTATGAGATATGAAGTAGCGCAGGAGTTGTTCAAGAAAATGCAGGATAACCAGAATTGTACTGCTGATATAAAAGTTCAAATGAGTGTTTTGCCTTCATACACCAAGTTGGGTATGGCTGCTCTTTTGCCACATAAACAACTGACTATGACTGATGATTATAAAATCAGGATTGATGATGGAAATTGTGAAGGTGTGGCTAACAGAGACCAGATTCTCAAGAAATATAATCCGGCAAGCGCCTGTGTTCAATTTGATGAAGTAAAGGATATGAATCGTGATGCTCTTAGAGGTCTAATGACGGGAAAAGAGGTCGTATATATCTACCACAATCAAATTGATGCAAGAGGTGATAATGCTAAAACCGAGAATGAAGTTTTCGATGCATGTGCTGAGGCAATTAATGAGATTATCAATCAAATTAAGCGTATCAATGGTTCTGCTAATACTCACCGCTTCATAATCACATCCGATCACGGATTTATATACAAGCGTGATAAATTGACCGAAAGTGACAAGATTGGTGGAGTGCTTGGCAAGGATGCCGAAGTAGGACGTAGATTTATTGTGTCAAAAGATGCTGTCGCTGATGATGGCATTCAGAGTGTTGCAATGAGTAAGATTCTGGATAATGATGACGACAAAGTAGTATCTTTCCCTATAAGCAGCAACATCTTTAAAGTTATAGGTGGAGGATCAAATTTTGTTCACGGTGGTTCATCGCCTCAGGAAATGCTAGTCCCTATAGTTGACCTTAAGATGGATAAGTCTCATGTCGATGTTAAGAATGCTGAGATTGCTCTTGTGAGCATGATTCAGAAGATAACCAATCTGATTGTTACGATGGATTTTATCCAGTCCGATGCTGTAAGTGATACTGTTAAGAAAACAAAGTATAAGCTTAGTTTCAAATCTGAAGATGGTGAACTCATATCCAATGAGAATAGTTATGTTGCTGATAATAGGGATAAGAATGCTCAGAACCGTATGTTCAGATTAAGGTTCGAGTTTAAGAATCAAAAGTACGATAAAGATAAGCAGTATTATCTTACAGTTGTAGATGAGGCTACCGGACTTGAATTGTTCAGACATCCGGTAATAATGGATCTTGCTTTTGCAGATGATTTTGGATTCTGATAAAGGATAGGAGAACAAGAAATGGACGAGAATGCTTTAGCTGATAATAGAGAAATGATAAAGAACAAGCTTCGTCAAAACTTCGATGGAAAAATCGTGCGTAAGGATCTTACAAAGAAGATTAAGCAAGGGGCAAATGTTCCAGTATATGTCCTCGAGTTTCTTCTCGGACAATACTGTAGCTCAGACGATGATGAGGTAATCAATTCTGGACTGGAGACGGTAAAAAAGATCCTTTCCGATAATTTTGTGCGTCCTGATGAAGCTCAGAAGATATTGTCTGTCTTACGCCAAAATGGAACACACACAATCATTGATATGGTAACGGTAAACCTCAATATCAAAAAAGACAGATATGAGGCCATCTTCACTAATATGGGGTTAACGAATGTTCCTATATCAGAGGAGTATCCAACAAAGTTCGATAGACTTCTATGTGGTGGAATATGGTGTATTGTTCAGCTTGAGTATAATTTTGTTGAAGAAGATAGAGATTCATCCCCTATAAGTATCCGTAAGCTTACACCAATACAGATGCCGCACATCGATATTGAGGAATTGAAGGCAGGGAGAAAAGCTTTTTCTAAAGAAGAGTGGATGGATGTACTTCTGCGTTCTTCTGGAATGGAGCCAGATACTTTGAGTTATCGCGAGAAGTGGCTGCTCATATCTCGTATGCTTCCTCTTGTGGAAAACAACTTCAACTTCTGTGAACTTGGCCCCAGAAGTACTGGAAAGTCTCATCTTTTCAAAGAGATATCTCCCAATAGTATTCTTGTATCTGGTGGACAGACGACTGTAGCTAACTTGTTTTATAACATGGGGCGCAGAACCATAGGCCTTGTAGGTCTTTGGGATTGTGTTGCATTTGATGAAGTTGCCGGGATTAATTTCAAGGATAAAGACGGCGTGCAAATAATGAAGGACTATATGGCTTCTGGTTCTTTTGCTAGAGGCAAGGAAGAGATTGCTGCATCAGCTTCTATGGTTTTTGTTGGTAACATAAACCAAAGTGTAGATGTTCTTCTTAAAACTGCAAGTCTGTTTGATCCTTTCCCGCCTGAAATGGGAACCGATACAGCTTTCCTTGACCGTATGCATTGCTATAACCCAGGCTGGGAGATTCCTAAGTTTAGACCTGAGCACTTTACCGATGATTATGGCTTCATTACAGATTATATGGCTGAATTTATGAGAGAGCTTCGAAAGTTGAATTATGGGGATGCTCTTGATAAATACTTTAGGTTAGGACGCAATCTTAATCAGAGAGATACCATTGCGGTCCGTAAGATGGTTGATGGTTATATAAAACTACTTTATCCAGACGGCGAATACACAAAGGAAGATGTAGCTGAAGTACTTGATATAGCTCTTGAAATGCGTCGCCGTGTAAAGGAACAACTTAAAAAGCTTGGCGGCATGGAGTTTTATGATGTTAATTTCTCCTATATCGACAATGAAACGTTTGAAGAGAAATTTGTATCTGTTCCAGAACAAGGTGCCGGCAAGCTAATTCCAGATGGCATATGCAATCCTGGTCAGATTTATACTGTCTCACAGGGGCAAACAGGAATGATTGGTGTCTTCAGGCTTGAATCACAGATGTTACCTGGTAATGGTAAGTTTACTCGAACTGGTTTAGGCTCCGGCCGTGATCCTAAGGAGGCTGCTGATACAGCATTCAATTATTTGAAAGCTCATGCCAAAACAATTAGCGGATCAATAAGCACTACATCTAAAGACTACATTATTGATTATCGTGATCTTCAGGGGCTTGGAATGACTGGGAAACTAGCTCTTCCAACGTTGATAGCAATTTGTTCAATCGCTTTAGGTCGTCCTGCTCAGAGTGGATTGGTTGTGATTGGTGAAATGAGTATAGGTGGGACGCTTATTAAGGCAGATGAACTTGCCAGTACACTTCAAGTTTGTCTTGATTCTGGAGCCAAAAAGGTTCTCATCCCTGCTATATCTATGGCTGATTTTGCAACCGTGCCTCCGGATTTAATGAGTGCGTTTCAGATTATTCCATATACAAGTGCTGAAGATGCCGTGTTTAAGGCGTTAGGAGTAGAGTAGACATGATTAAACATACAGATCTATACAATGTTTGAGGTAATTCATGAAAAGCATAAAACTTAACTCTATATTTACCGATATTGACCCATATGATTATAAGATCCACTTTGCTAGAAGGGGTTCTAGTGGAGTTGAACCGCTTGATGAATATATGGCCGATACGAGGACTTTAGAATATTGGAAAGAATGGAATACTTATTCAACCGGCAAAAATCATTTTAATAGACCGTATATATTCTCTTTGATATATGACTATCATGAAGAAGATACATGGTTATTTGGTGGTGTTTGGGAAGTAGTTGATACTGATATGAGATCTAAGACTCACCCTTATATCATAAAGCCGGTTAGCCGTTTTACTCCCTTTGTTGGACGTTTGATGATCAAGTATTCATATAAAAATCGTGCAACTAGAGTCAAAATGGAAGAACACTTTGATGATATGTTGGTTAAAGAGATATTAGAAAATCCATATATAGAACACTTTCCTGGCTATAAAAACATAGATCTTCCATTTGTGACACTTAGAAATATCATGAAAGATAGCAATAAGGGCAACAAAGAGTGGAAAGAAGCTCTTTCTATAAAGGGAATATATCTTATAACTGATACTAGAACAGGCAAGAAATATGTTGGGAAAGCTGACGGTGAGCACGGGATATGGCGCAGATGGAAAAGATATATTAGTAATGGCCATGGTGGAGATGTAGCTCTTAAAGATTTAGTTGAAACTAAAGGATTTTCATATGCTGAAAAATATTATAGGTTTACATTACTTGAACCAATAACAGGTGAAGATGAGCGAATAATAAATGAGAGAGAAAGCTATTGGAAGCGAGTGTTGATGACTAGAGACATAAAATTTGGACACAATAGAAACTAAAAAAATCCCCTAAACAGCAATAAACTGTTTAGGGGAATATTAGTTTATAGCTATTTAGTAATTATAGTTACATAGCTATTGTCTGACCGGACTGATCTTCTTCAGGATTCTGAGTTTCATTGTTATTATCTTCAGGATCATTATCAGGGCTGGAACCTTCGCTCTGTGTCTGACCTCCACCTACAATCTTGAGAGACTGAGTCTTTGGATCATACTCGTAGATGTTGTTGGAGAGCTGATCTTCAGGTCTTACGTCATTGGCATTGATTTCTCTGACCATTTTCCCGAGAGACTCTACATCGTCTACAAATCTTTTAGGTACAATCAAGGTTTCATCCACAGAAGAAGGTATGATGTACACCTCACCGAATTTTGCAGTGATTCTGTCCATGGTCTTAGGATTTATCGCCTGAACGGCACCTTTTGTCTTCTGCTGATTGGTTAAAATGAAGAAGGGAACATTGTAGTTATCGGGTTCAACATCCTCAATCTCAAGATTTTCCTTGTTGCCAAAGAGGACGGACTCAATGTTCTGAAAGACAGGAGGTCTCTCGGCAATATAGTTCATAGCTCTTTCGTGAAGATCCTGAGCCGTTACTCCCCACATATTTGCAAGATCGTTGGTGATTACTGCCTCTGAGAATCCCTGGTTGTCTTCTGTTATCCTTACAGCGTAGACAATGGAAAGATCCTCAATGTTCTTATGTGGCTTATCGGCAATGTATTCCTTGTTTGCAGCGGTATTGATAAGTCTTGGAACAATCCTATCCTTGATTTTTTCATAATCGAAAAGATCATCCTTATTGAAGTTAGGAAGAGTAGCGTTCATTCGGATGTCGGCAAGATCGTCCAAAACTTCTTCGAAATCCATGCCATTTTCATATTTCCTGAATGCTTCGTTAAGGTTAAGCGCAGGAGTGACACTC contains these protein-coding regions:
- a CDS encoding ATP-dependent Lon protease, whose product is MDENALADNREMIKNKLRQNFDGKIVRKDLTKKIKQGANVPVYVLEFLLGQYCSSDDDEVINSGLETVKKILSDNFVRPDEAQKILSVLRQNGTHTIIDMVTVNLNIKKDRYEAIFTNMGLTNVPISEEYPTKFDRLLCGGIWCIVQLEYNFVEEDRDSSPISIRKLTPIQMPHIDIEELKAGRKAFSKEEWMDVLLRSSGMEPDTLSYREKWLLISRMLPLVENNFNFCELGPRSTGKSHLFKEISPNSILVSGGQTTVANLFYNMGRRTIGLVGLWDCVAFDEVAGINFKDKDGVQIMKDYMASGSFARGKEEIAASASMVFVGNINQSVDVLLKTASLFDPFPPEMGTDTAFLDRMHCYNPGWEIPKFRPEHFTDDYGFITDYMAEFMRELRKLNYGDALDKYFRLGRNLNQRDTIAVRKMVDGYIKLLYPDGEYTKEDVAEVLDIALEMRRRVKEQLKKLGGMEFYDVNFSYIDNETFEEKFVSVPEQGAGKLIPDGICNPGQIYTVSQGQTGMIGVFRLESQMLPGNGKFTRTGLGSGRDPKEAADTAFNYLKAHAKTISGSISTTSKDYIIDYRDLQGLGMTGKLALPTLIAICSIALGRPAQSGLVVIGEMSIGGTLIKADELASTLQVCLDSGAKKVLIPAISMADFATVPPDLMSAFQIIPYTSAEDAVFKALGVE